One window from the genome of Candidatus Margulisiibacteriota bacterium encodes:
- the gap gene encoding type I glyceraldehyde-3-phosphate dehydrogenase yields the protein MTVKLAINGFGRIGRNVFKIALENKEIEVVAINDLTNTKTLAHLLKYDSTQGKFSGTVDYDETNIIVNGKKIKVDASRNPKDIDWGSAVDVVVESTGVFTKKESEKGGYGDHLKNAKFPAKKVILTVPSKDDIDNMIVLGVNDAALKASDLCISNASCTTNCLAPVAKVLNDTFGIENGMMVTIHAYTNDQQILDAPHSDLRRARSAAVSIIPTTTGAAKAVGKIIPELKGKLDGYAMRVPVPTGSVVDLTVNLKKEATKEDINAAIKKAANGPMKGILEYTEDPIVSVDIIHNPSSSIFDASATMSMGKTAKIVAWYDNEWGYSNRVVELAVKASKI from the coding sequence ATGACAGTAAAATTAGCAATCAATGGTTTTGGAAGAATCGGTAGAAACGTTTTCAAAATCGCTTTAGAAAACAAAGAAATAGAAGTTGTTGCAATCAACGACCTTACTAACACAAAAACACTAGCGCACCTATTAAAATATGATTCCACTCAAGGAAAATTTTCTGGAACTGTAGACTATGATGAAACAAACATCATCGTTAACGGCAAGAAAATTAAAGTAGACGCATCAAGAAACCCAAAAGATATCGATTGGGGTTCAGCTGTTGACGTAGTAGTAGAATCAACAGGCGTTTTCACAAAAAAAGAAAGTGAAAAAGGTGGATACGGAGATCACCTAAAGAACGCTAAGTTCCCAGCAAAGAAAGTAATCTTAACTGTTCCATCAAAAGATGATATTGATAACATGATTGTTTTAGGTGTAAACGATGCTGCTCTAAAGGCAAGTGACCTTTGCATCTCTAATGCTTCTTGTACAACAAACTGTCTTGCTCCAGTAGCAAAAGTATTGAATGATACTTTCGGTATTGAAAACGGCATGATGGTAACAATCCATGCTTATACAAATGACCAACAAATATTAGATGCTCCACACAGCGACCTAAGAAGAGCTCGTTCTGCTGCTGTATCTATTATCCCTACAACAACTGGCGCTGCTAAGGCTGTAGGAAAAATTATTCCTGAACTAAAAGGAAAACTAGATGGTTACGCCATGAGAGTCCCTGTCCCAACTGGTTCAGTCGTTGACTTAACTGTTAACCTAAAAAAAGAAGCCACAAAAGAAGACATCAATGCTGCTATCAAAAAAGCTGCGAATGGACCGATGAAAGGAATACTAGAATACACTGAAGACCCAATAGTTTCAGTTGATATTATTCATAACCCATCCTCTTCCATTTTTGATGCAAGTGCAACTATGTCTATGGGCAAAACTGCAAAAATTGTTGCTTGGTATGATAATGAATGGGGTTATTCAAACAGAGTAGTTGAACTAGCTGTTAAAGCTTCAAAAATTTAA
- a CDS encoding nucleoside monophosphate kinase gives MKKKLVSMDTTRSLTLQNGLTFSTSFSAQLIAKLNARMSGKTIVFIGGPAAGKGTKIEALNEIGLNFQKLSTGDALRAAVKAETADGLKAYSYMKKGENVPDDIVNSIVVDFLKANNQDAVFLDGYPRKVEQANFLINKKGTIFVIDISVSKETALAQAKKRRQEFLDAGKQARVDDEEATVIKRYEDYEFFKNDLIRFMSINGWEDNVQVCESNHRNLSIAVDTIVSIIVSWFMFSGADLQ, from the coding sequence ATGAAGAAAAAATTAGTCTCAATGGATACTACCAGAAGTCTTACTTTACAGAACGGATTAACATTTTCAACAAGTTTTTCAGCACAACTCATTGCTAAATTAAACGCTAGAATGAGTGGAAAAACCATCGTTTTTATTGGTGGTCCTGCAGCAGGAAAAGGAACGAAGATAGAAGCGCTAAATGAGATAGGATTGAACTTTCAAAAACTATCAACTGGAGATGCACTCAGGGCTGCAGTTAAAGCAGAAACTGCTGATGGTCTTAAAGCTTATTCCTATATGAAAAAAGGCGAAAATGTTCCTGATGATATTGTAAACAGCATAGTTGTAGATTTTTTAAAGGCTAATAACCAAGATGCTGTTTTTTTAGACGGTTATCCACGAAAAGTTGAGCAAGCAAATTTCTTGATAAACAAAAAAGGAACTATTTTTGTGATAGATATTAGCGTGAGTAAGGAGACAGCTCTTGCGCAGGCAAAGAAGCGTAGGCAGGAATTTCTTGACGCTGGTAAACAAGCAAGGGTAGACGATGAAGAAGCAACGGTTATCAAAAGGTATGAAGATTATGAGTTCTTTAAAAATGATTTAATAAGGTTTATGAGTATAAATGGTTGGGAGGATAATGTGCAAGTTTGTGAGTCAAACCATAGAAATCTTTCAATCGCGGTAGATACGATTGTATCAATTATTGTATCTTGGTTTATGTTTAGTGGTGCTGATTTGCAATAA
- a CDS encoding response regulator: MKNKIVADKKIIVLSRAPTILVVDDNKIFADLTARQVEIMGYNVVKAVYSSAEALAYLLAANVEAIPDVIIADFHMPGMDGLGFLNEVSKHSKFRGIPSIVMSGDVGNLSAVLSNDYASGFLLKPFTVEHLLEEMFYVLPHQLPETVKNRFVDLQSLERSFSASNDSMFAQEFKSVEGLVRHVVNNSVATIGIVEVIDTWDKCESQVFLKSLVVAGNNLKKVRERLIQAKEGSILPDRKGEFLGAVNIILNKLENVRELLKQSNRSNNYLGVDFVSKNLYKNLLDICRKVFIDVGGGDKQP, from the coding sequence TTGAAGAATAAAATAGTAGCTGATAAAAAAATAATTGTATTATCAAGAGCACCCACAATATTAGTTGTTGATGATAACAAAATTTTTGCTGATTTGACTGCAAGACAGGTAGAGATCATGGGATATAATGTTGTGAAAGCAGTTTATAGTTCTGCTGAGGCTTTGGCTTATTTGCTAGCAGCAAACGTAGAAGCGATTCCAGATGTAATAATTGCTGATTTTCATATGCCCGGAATGGATGGTTTAGGTTTTCTAAATGAGGTTTCCAAACATTCTAAATTTCGTGGTATTCCTTCAATAGTAATGAGCGGTGATGTTGGTAATTTAAGTGCAGTTTTGTCCAATGATTACGCAAGTGGGTTTTTACTCAAGCCATTTACTGTCGAGCATTTATTGGAAGAGATGTTTTATGTTTTACCACATCAGCTGCCAGAGACAGTTAAGAATAGATTTGTAGATTTGCAGTCTTTAGAGCGTTCTTTTAGTGCTTCAAATGATAGTATGTTTGCTCAAGAATTTAAAAGCGTAGAAGGATTGGTAAGGCACGTTGTTAATAATAGCGTTGCCACTATTGGTATTGTTGAAGTTATTGATACTTGGGATAAGTGCGAGTCTCAAGTGTTTTTGAAAAGCCTAGTTGTAGCTGGTAACAATTTAAAAAAAGTTCGTGAGAGACTAATTCAAGCAAAAGAAGGGAGTATACTTCCTGATAGAAAAGGAGAGTTTCTTGGAGCTGTTAACATTATTCTAAATAAACTAGAAAACGTTAGAGAATTATTAAAACAAAGCAATCGGTCAAATAATTATTTAGGCGTAGATTTTGTTTCAAAAAATCTTTATAAAAATCTATTAGATATCTGTCGTAAAGTTTTTATTGATGTAGGGGGCGGAGATAAACAGCCATAA
- a CDS encoding RsmE family RNA methyltransferase, producing MNIFIEKINSKNLIITGQDFDHLKVRRQKQGQFFKIVETQGDSYCEAELVNFGKKEAEFKVKQIFKKKTKKTQIVLYQAIIKKSNMELIVQKATELGVDRIIPVVTERVSEQGTLNMTRLAVIARESAMQSERLDIPEVLEPINFLDAVKADNFFCLGERTTGKNIKDLMLMLPPCPNIAVFIGPEGGFSEKEFSVLQANYVPIVSFGESIMRSETSAIAVLSVIRCFCLAE from the coding sequence ATGAATATTTTTATTGAAAAAATAAATTCAAAGAATTTAATAATAACAGGTCAAGATTTTGATCACTTAAAAGTAAGACGTCAGAAGCAAGGGCAGTTTTTTAAAATTGTAGAAACCCAAGGCGATAGTTATTGTGAGGCGGAGCTGGTTAATTTTGGAAAAAAAGAAGCTGAGTTTAAGGTTAAGCAAATTTTTAAAAAGAAAACTAAGAAAACGCAGATAGTTCTTTATCAAGCAATAATTAAGAAAAGTAATATGGAGCTCATTGTCCAGAAAGCAACAGAATTAGGAGTGGATAGAATTATTCCTGTTGTAACTGAAAGAGTCTCTGAGCAAGGAACCTTGAACATGACACGACTTGCTGTGATTGCAAGAGAATCGGCTATGCAGAGCGAACGACTTGACATTCCAGAAGTTTTAGAACCAATAAATTTTTTGGATGCGGTGAAGGCAGATAATTTTTTTTGTTTAGGCGAAAGGACAACAGGCAAAAACATTAAAGATCTAATGTTAATGTTGCCACCTTGTCCAAACATTGCTGTTTTTATTGGTCCGGAAGGTGGTTTTTCTGAAAAAGAATTTAGTGTTTTGCAAGCTAATTATGTGCCCATTGTTAGTTTTGGCGAAAGTATTATGAGGTCAGAAACTTCAGCAATAGCTGTGTTAAGTGTTATAAGATGTTTTTGTCTCG